A DNA window from Hordeum vulgare subsp. vulgare chromosome 1H, MorexV3_pseudomolecules_assembly, whole genome shotgun sequence contains the following coding sequences:
- the LOC123441079 gene encoding ERBB-3 BINDING PROTEIN 1: protein MSSDEEVREEKELDLSSNEVVTKYKTAAEIINKALKLVLSECKPKAKIVDICEKGDNFITEQTGNVYKNVKRKIERGIAFPTCVSVNNTVCHFSPLATDDSVLEENDMVKIDMACHIDGFIAVVAHTHVIKAGPVTGRAADVLAAANTAAEVAMRLVRPGKKNKDVTEAIQKVAAAYDCKIVEGVLSHQLKQFVIDGNKVVLSVSNADTKVDDAEFEENEVYAIDIVTSTGEGKPKLLDEKQTTIYKRAVDKNYHLKMKASRFIFSEISQKFPIMPFTARALEEKRARLGLVECMNHELLQPYPVLHEKQGDLVAHIKFTVLLMPNGSDKITSHPLQQLEPSKSIEDDAEIKAWLALGTKSKKKGGGKKKKGKKGDAAEAAEPMEVSKDAPSQE from the exons ATGTCGTCCGACGAGGAGGTcagggaggagaaggagctcgacCTCTCCTCCAACGAGGtcgtcaccaagtacaagaccgccGCCGAGATCATCAACA AGGCTCTGAAGTTGGTATTGTCGGAGTGCAAGCCGAAAGCCAAGATTGTTGACATTTGTGAGAAGGGTGACAATTTCATAACAGA GCAAACTGGGAATGTCTACAAGAACGTGAAGAGGAAGATTGAAAGGGGCATTGCTTTCCCGACATGCGTATCCGTGAACAACACGGTCTGTCATTTCTCCCCACTGGCAACTGATGATTCTGTACTCGAAGAAAATGACATGGTGAAGAT TGATATGGCTTGCCATATTGATGGATTTATTGCTGTGGTAGCTCATACACATGTCATCAAAGCTGGTCCGGTTACTGGAAGAGCAGCTGATGTTCTGGCTGCTGCCAACACAGCTGCAGAAGTTGCAATGAGGCTTGTTAGACCTGGAAAGAAG AATAAGGATGTCACTGAAGCAATTCAGAAAGTTGCTGCTGCTTATGATTGCAAAATCGTGGAAGGAGTTCTTAGTCATCAGCTGAAACAATTCGTCATCGATGGTAACAAAGTGGTACTTAGTGTTTCCAATGCTGATACCAAGGTGGATGATGCtgaatttgaagaaaatgaagtgTATGCAATTGATATTGTCACCAGCACTGGCGAGGGAAAG ccaaagctattggatgagaagcAGACCACTATTTATAAGAGAGCTGTAgacaagaactatcacttgaagatgAAGGCATCAAGGTTCATCTTCAGTGAGATTAGCCAGAAGTTCCCAATCATGCCATTCACTGCTAG GGCGTTGGAGGAGAAGCGTGCACGCTTAGGTTTGGTAGAATGCATGAATCATGAGCTGTTGCAGCCATACCCTGTTCTCCATGAAAAGCAAG GCGACCTTGTTGCCCACATCAAATTCACCGTGTTGTTGATGCCAAATGGGTCTGACAAGATCACGTCACATCCACTACAGCAGTTGGAGCCCTCAAAATCCATTGAGGATGATGCGGAGATCAAGGCTTGGCTTGCTTTGGGCACAAAGTCAAAGAAGAAGGGTGGTGGCAAGAAAAAGAAAG GCAAGAAAGGAGATGCAGCAGAAGCCGCAGAGCCCATGGAGGTTTCTAAGGACGCACCAAGCCAGGAATAA